In the Desulfobacteraceae bacterium genome, ACGGGTGGGGTCGGGCTGGGGAATGCCGGCAGGCCCGGCAATCAAGTCTTTGCCCAGGTTGTCGACTTTCAGCAGTTTCATCCGGTGGCGGGCGGGATCCAGAGCCGGTAGGACCAGGATTTTGTTGCTCTGCAAACACCGCTTGAGAATCTTCTGGGAGGAGACCTCACCTTTGCGGCTGTAGTAAAGAAAGACAATCCTGGATTCGAGGAAATTCGCGAACTCAAACAGACGGACTTCGATGGCTTCATATCTTTTGGCGATCTCGTCAGAGGAAAGCGCCCCCAGCCTTTCACTGACCTCTCTGCGGATTTCACGTTTTT is a window encoding:
- a CDS encoding 5-formyltetrahydrofolate cyclo-ligase; its protein translation is MDHIKEKKREIRREVSERLGALSSDEIAKRYEAIEVRLFEFANFLESRIVFLYYSRKGEVSSQKILKRCLQSNKILVLPALDPARHRMKLLKVDNLGKDLIAGPAGIPQPDPTRCKLVPIDRVDIAIVPGIAFDEKGGRVGTGEGYYDRLIPRLPVTTRKVALSLEAQILPQVPMESHDKHVDIIITENRVIYKI